CGTGGAGCCGAACTCCGGGCTCATGTTGCCGATCGTGGCGCGGTTGGCGAGCGGCACGGCCGCGACGCCTTCACCGTAGAACTCGACGAACTTGCCGACGACGCCGTGCTTGCGCAGCATCTCGGTGATGGTCAGCACCACGTCGGTGGCGGTGGCGCCGGCCGGGATGGAGCCGGAGAGCTTGAAGCCCACGACGCGCGGGATGAGCATGGAGACGGGCTGGCCGAGCATCGCCGCTTCGGCCTCGATGCCGCCGACACCCCAGCCGAGCACACCCAGGCCGTTGACCATGGTGGTGTGGGAGTCGGTGCCCACACAGGTGTCCGGGTAAGCGCGCAGCTTGCCGTCCACCTCACGGGTCATGATGGTGCGGGCCAGGTACTCGATGTTGACCTGGTGCACGATACCGGTTCCCGGCGGGACGACCTTGAAGTCGTCGAAAGCGGTCTGGCCCCAGCGCAGGAACTGGTACCGCTCCCCATTGCGCTGGTACTCGATCTCCATGTTCCGCTCGAGCGCGCCGGCGTTGCCGAACGCGTCGATCTGCACGGAGTGGTCGATGACCATCTCGGCCGGCGCCAGCGGGTTGACGCGCTTCGGGTCACCGCCCAGGTCCTTCACGGCCTCGCGCATGGTGGCCAGGTCGACCACACACGGCACGCCGGTGAAGTCCTGCATGATCACGCGGGCGGGGGTGAACTGGATTTCCGTGTCGGGCTCGGCTGCCGGATCCCAGGCGGCCAGGGCGCGGACATGGTCGGCGGTGATGTTGGCACCGTCCTCGGTCCGGAGCAGATTCTCCAGAAGGACTTTCAAGCTGTAGGGAAGGCTTTCCGCGCCTTCCACAGAGTTCAGCCGGAAGATTTCGTAATCGGTGCCTTTGACGTTCAGTACGCCCTTGGAACCGAAGCTGTCCACAGTGCTCATATAGCAGGACTCCTCTCGCAACACTTTCATCTTTGTCGCGTCACAGAACGCATGCTAGTTAGGTCTGCCTAACCGCTCGTGACTGGCGCGCCAGCCGCCTGATACCTCACTGACCGGCGATGTTGACCATCCACGTGACGCCGAACCGGTCCACGACCATGCCGAAGGTGTCGCCCCAGATCTGCCGTTCGAGCGGCATGACCACCTGTCCGCCCTCGGAGAGCGCCTCCCAGTAGCCCTGCAGTTCCGCTGCGTCATCACCGGAGAGGCTGACCGAGAAACCGGCGTGTCCCGTGAACTGCATCTGGTTCGGCGTGTCCGCCGCCATCAGCGTGTAGCCGGCCGGGGTCTTGAGCAGGGCGTGCATGATCTTGTCAGCCTCGGCCGGATCGTCCGACGCGTGGAACTCACCGAAGGTGTTGAGCGTCAGCTCACCGCCGAGCGCACCCTGGTAGAACTCCATGGCCTGCCGGGCGTTGTCCTGGAAGTTCAGATACGGGTTGAGGTTCGAGGACATGACGGGCTCCTTTCGCGGCGCCGCCATGGCGCCCCACGGTCAAGCTACACCCGGTGTCAGCACCCCGCAATGGTCCCGGACGTCAGCCCTTCGGCAGGAGCAGGCCGACCGTCTCGAGGTGATGCGTGTGGGGGTACAGATCGAAAGCCCGCAGTCCGGCGAGCTCCCAGCCCTGGCCATCGAAGAACTTCACATCGCGGGCGAACGACGCCGGATCGCAGGACACGTAGGCGATCGCGCGGGGACCGGACTCCACCAGCTGCTGGACGACCGTCCGGCCGGCGCCCGCACGCGGCGGGTCCAGCACGACGGCGTCGAGCCGCCGGGGCCTCTGCCGCAGCACGCGCTCGACCTTCCCCTGGACGATCTCGACATGCCGCTGACCGTGGAAGTTCTTCCGCGCGTCCCGGCTCGTGCCCGGAGCGCCCTCCACCGACAGCACGGCGCCGCTCTCGCCGACGGCCGCGGCCAGGGGGGCGGTGAAAAGGCCAGCGCCCGCATAGAGATCGGCGACGGAGGCGCCTTCACGGAGGAAGCCACCCTCACCCAGGAAGCCGGTGACGGCGTCCATGAGCGTCTGCGGCGCACGGCGGTGGATCTGCCAGAACCCTTCGCCCGTCACGCGGTACTCGAAGCCGTTCACGCTCTCGCGCACCCATGAGCGGCCCCGCCAGCGCAGCAGCTGCTTGCTCGCCGGATCCATGACGGCCACGGAGACGCCGTCCGGGATCTGCGCGACGGCGCGATTGAGGGCCTTGCCCTGCTCCTTCTCCCCCAGCGCCTCCTCGGGCCAGAGGATCACGAGGGGCTGCGAGCCGTTCGCCGGTGCGGCCACCTCGACGCGGGTGACGCCCTTCCAGTGGTGGTCCCACAGGCCGAGATCAACGATCGCTTCGGAGGCGAGCGGCATGGAGTCGACGGGCAGCACCTCCTCCGAGCGGTGAGCGTGCATGCCCAGGCGGCCGTCCGCCGTCACCGCGAAGGCCATCCTGGTCCGCCAGTGCAGGCCCTGACCGGCGTCGTCCTCCACGGCCTCCACCACGGTGCTCCGCTCCAGACCCGCCAGGCGCTGAAGCTGCTCAGCGAGGACCGCCTCCTTGAGGCGCCGCTGCGCGGGCAGGGTCGCGTGGCCGAACTCGGCGCCGCCCAGGGGCTGCGCCGAGGTCCGCGCGGCGTGGAGGGCGGACGCCTGCCGCCATGGATGCTCCTGACGGTCGGGAGACGCGTCCAGGACCTCGACGACGTCGCCACGCCAGAAGCGGGCGTCCGGCGCCGACTCGGTCAGGCGGACCCGCACCTGCTCCCCCGGCAGACCGTGACGGACGAACACCACGCGCGAGTCGTGGCGGGCCACCGTGTGGCCGCCGTGCGCGACGGGCCCCAGGGTGAGAGTGACGGTCTGCTCTGCGGAGTGTGGATTCACCTGAGTTCCTGCAATTGCTGGGCTTCCTTGGACGATTTGAGCTGCCAGGGCACGCTGGCCACCATCACTCCGGGTTCGAAGTGCAGACGGGTCTTGATGCGCAGGGCGGTCTGGTTGTGCACCAGTTGCTCCCACCACTTGCCGACCACGTACTCAGGGATGTAGACGACGATCAGATCTCGCGGCGAGTCCTTCCGCATGTTCTTCACGTAATCGATGATCGGCGTGACCGTTTCGCGGTAGGGGCTTGCCAGGACGGTCAGCGGGACCGGGATGTCGAGCTTCTCCCAGTCCTCCACGGTCCGGGCCGTCTCCTCGGGGCTGATGTCCACGATCACGGCGTCGAGCTTCCACGGCCGGGAGGCGCGGGCATACGCGAGAGCCCGCAGCACCGGCTTCCGGACATGAGAGACGAGCAGGACGGCGTGCACCCGGGACGGCAGGGCCCTCGGAGCGGAATCCTCGTCCACGGCCAGTTCCTTGGCGACGTTGTCGTAGTGCGCGCGGATGCTCCACATGATGAGGAACAGCACCAGCATGGCGAGCAGGGCGATCCAGGCTCCCTGTTCGAACTTGGTGATGAGCACGATGGTCAGCACCAGCGCGGTCATGCCGAAGCCCAGCATGTTGATCGTGCGGGACTTCATGAGCCGGAGCCGCGTGGCCTTGTCCCGGACCTTCTTGAGCTCACGGCCCCAGTGCCGGACCATGCCGAGCTGGCTCGCCGTGAAGGAGATGAACACACCCACGATGTAGAGCTGGATCAGCTTGGTGACGTCGGCGTTGAAGGCCAGGATGAGGACCAGCGCGCCCGCGGCGAGAGCCAGCACGCCGTTGCTGTACGCGAGGCGATCACCACGGGTCTTGAGCTGGCGCGGCAGGTAACCGTCCTGCGCGAGGATCGAGCCGAGGACCGGGAAGCCGTTGAACGCCGTGTTCGAGGCGAACACCAGGATGACGCCCGTGGCCGCCACGATGATGTAGAAGGGGATGGATCCCGCGCCGAACACGGTCTGGGCGATCTGGCTGATCGCTGGGTTCTGGATGTATCCCTCGGGAAGCGGCTTGCCGTCCTTCAGGAACTCCGTGGCGGGGTCCAGCACGATGTGGACCTTGGTGGCGTTGGCCAGGAAGAGGATGCCCGCGAGCATGGTCGTCGCGATGACCCCCAGCAGGAGCAGCGTGGTGGCCGCGTTCTTGCTCTTGGGCTTCTGGAAGTTGGGGACGCCGTTGCTGATCGCCTCCACACCGGTCAGGGCCGCGGCACCCGAGGAGAAGGCCCGCAGCAGGAGGAACGCCCCGGCCAGGCCGACCAGGCCCTGGTCGAAGTGGCTCTCCGGGACGATCTCGAACGCGGCAGACTCGGCCAGTCCCAGCGTGCCCGTGGCGGCCTGGATGGCGCCCACGAGTGACATGCCGATGATGGCCGCCATGAAGATGTAGGTGGGCAGGGCGAAGACCGAGCCGGCTTCCTTGATGCCGCGCAGATTGACCAGCGCCAGCACCACGACGCCGAGCGTCGCGATCAGGGCCTGGCTCCCGTGCAGGGACGGCACGGCCGTGGCCAGGTAGTTGGCGGCGGAGGACATGGATACGGCCACGGTGAGGACGTAATCCACCAGGAGCGCCGACGCGACGGTCAGACCCGCGAACTTGCCGAGATTCACATTCGCGATCTCGTAGTCGCCACCGCCGGAGGGGTAGGCGTGCACGTTCTGGCGGTAAGACGCCACCACGGTCATCAGGACGACGGCGACCGCCAGCCCGACCCACGGGGACAGCGCGACGGCGGAGACCCCGGCCAGCGCCAGGGTCAGGAGGATCTCATCGGGGGCGTACGCCACGGAGGACAGGGCGTCCGAGGCGAAAACCGGCAATGCGATGCGCTTGGGAAGCAGGGTATGGGCCAGACGGTCGTTGCGGAACGGCCGGCCGACGATCACCCGCTTGACCGCATTCAGAAGTGACAGCACCTGACTACGGTAGTCTGCGCGGTGCCCCTGTGTCATGACGGACCGAAATCTCCCGGCCTCCGCGGCACGGATGACGCCCCGCCCC
Above is a window of Arthrobacter sp. Y-9 DNA encoding:
- a CDS encoding VOC family protein; its protein translation is MSSNLNPYLNFQDNARQAMEFYQGALGGELTLNTFGEFHASDDPAEADKIMHALLKTPAGYTLMAADTPNQMQFTGHAGFSVSLSGDDAAELQGYWEALSEGGQVVMPLERQIWGDTFGMVVDRFGVTWMVNIAGQ
- a CDS encoding TRAM domain-containing protein — translated: MNPHSAEQTVTLTLGPVAHGGHTVARHDSRVVFVRHGLPGEQVRVRLTESAPDARFWRGDVVEVLDASPDRQEHPWRQASALHAARTSAQPLGGAEFGHATLPAQRRLKEAVLAEQLQRLAGLERSTVVEAVEDDAGQGLHWRTRMAFAVTADGRLGMHAHRSEEVLPVDSMPLASEAIVDLGLWDHHWKGVTRVEVAAPANGSQPLVILWPEEALGEKEQGKALNRAVAQIPDGVSVAVMDPASKQLLRWRGRSWVRESVNGFEYRVTGEGFWQIHRRAPQTLMDAVTGFLGEGGFLREGASVADLYAGAGLFTAPLAAAVGESGAVLSVEGAPGTSRDARKNFHGQRHVEIVQGKVERVLRQRPRRLDAVVLDPPRAGAGRTVVQQLVESGPRAIAYVSCDPASFARDVKFFDGQGWELAGLRAFDLYPHTHHLETVGLLLPKG
- a CDS encoding APC family permease, whose product is MTQGHRADYRSQVLSLLNAVKRVIVGRPFRNDRLAHTLLPKRIALPVFASDALSSVAYAPDEILLTLALAGVSAVALSPWVGLAVAVVLMTVVASYRQNVHAYPSGGGDYEIANVNLGKFAGLTVASALLVDYVLTVAVSMSSAANYLATAVPSLHGSQALIATLGVVVLALVNLRGIKEAGSVFALPTYIFMAAIIGMSLVGAIQAATGTLGLAESAAFEIVPESHFDQGLVGLAGAFLLLRAFSSGAAALTGVEAISNGVPNFQKPKSKNAATTLLLLGVIATTMLAGILFLANATKVHIVLDPATEFLKDGKPLPEGYIQNPAISQIAQTVFGAGSIPFYIIVAATGVILVFASNTAFNGFPVLGSILAQDGYLPRQLKTRGDRLAYSNGVLALAAGALVLILAFNADVTKLIQLYIVGVFISFTASQLGMVRHWGRELKKVRDKATRLRLMKSRTINMLGFGMTALVLTIVLITKFEQGAWIALLAMLVLFLIMWSIRAHYDNVAKELAVDEDSAPRALPSRVHAVLLVSHVRKPVLRALAYARASRPWKLDAVIVDISPEETARTVEDWEKLDIPVPLTVLASPYRETVTPIIDYVKNMRKDSPRDLIVVYIPEYVVGKWWEQLVHNQTALRIKTRLHFEPGVMVASVPWQLKSSKEAQQLQELR